In one window of Camelina sativa cultivar DH55 chromosome 15, Cs, whole genome shotgun sequence DNA:
- the LOC104746724 gene encoding vicilin-like seed storage protein At3g22640: MAMTKKLIITLLLLISIAFVHCLAFHVELEEFKPPQQEEQDVHGGGGSSKGWQEELSEFPYHFKKQSFKNWFQSKEGFVKMLPKFTKRAPNLFRGIENYRFSLYEMEPNTFLVPLHLDADSVVIILQGQGVAEFVTAKTKELFHLTKGDVVRLPSGITHFAINTNQTVPLRFAKITIPVNIPGQFQNYFSAPSQFQQSYFTGFSKEVLSASFNIPEELVGRIFFGSQQMGQGILRRITPEQIKEITENSTSRSNKDKDKSTKFSPFNLFTHDSVSSYTNDFGHFHEAQPDSFDQIQDLQIAVTWTNMTQGSVFLPQYNSKATFVTFVENGCARYEMASPYSFQREQQQQQWWPEQGGEEEEDMSGQVHKIVSRVCKGDVFIIPAGHPFTIVSHDENFVSVGFGIYASNSIRTFLAGQGNVLSNLDTVATRVAFGVRSKVAEKLFTSQNYSYFAPTTRSHQQT, from the exons ATGGCAATGACCAAGAAACTAATCATAACACTTCTCCTTCTCATCTCCATAGCTTTCGTCCATTGTTTGGCCTTCCATGTGGAGCTCGAAGAGTTCAAGCCACCGCAGCAAGAGGAACAAGATGTTCATGGCGGGGGCGGCTCAAGCAAGGGATGGCAGGAGGAGTTATCGGAGTTTCCCTACCACTTTAAGAAGCAGAGTTTCAAGAATTGGTTCCAATCGAAGGAAGGTTTTGTGAAAATGTTGCCTAAGTTCACAAAACGTGCACCGAATCTCTTCCGTGGGATCGAAAACTACAGATTCTCGTTGTATGAGATGGAGCCAAACACTTTCCTTGTGCCTCTCCACTTGGATGCCGATTCTGTGGTGATAATACTACAAGGTCAAGGAGTCGCTGAGTTTGTGACggctaaaacaaaagaattgttTCACTTAACCAAAGGTGATGTGGTAAGACTCCCTTCCGGCATCACCCACTTTGCCATCAACACTAACCAGACCGTTCCTCTTCGCTTCGCCAAGATCACCATCCCCGTCAACATCCCCGGCCAGTTCCAG AATTACTTCTCTGCTCCATCCCAGTTTCAGCAATCCTATTTCACAGGGTTCAGCAAAGAAGTCCTCTCTGCCAGTTTCAAC ATACCGGAAGAGTTGGTAGGGAGAATATTTTTTGGGTCACAACAAATGGGACAAGGGATTTTGCGAAGAATTACTCCAGAGCAGATCAAGGAAATTACCGAAAATTCTACTTCTCGTtcaaacaaagacaaagacaagagCACGAAGTTTAGCCCTTTCAATCTCTTTACACACGATTCAGTTTCAAGCTACACCAACGACTTTGGTCATTTCCACGAGGCACAACCTGACAGTTTTGATCAAATCCAAGACCTTCAAATCGCCGTCACATGGACCAACATGACACAG GGTTCCGTGTTCCTTCCTCAGTATAACTCTAAGGCAACGTTTGTTACGTTCGTGGAGAATGGTTGTGCCCGCTATGAGATGGCTTCTCCGTATTCATTCCAAagagagcaacaacaacaacaatggtggCCTGAACaaggaggagaagaggaagaagatatgaGTGGACAAGTACACAAGATTGTCTCAAGAGTGTGTAAAGGCGACGTCTTTATCATTCCGGCAGGTCATCCATTCACTATAGTCTCACACGACGAAAACTTTGTCTCGGTAGGGTTTGGTATTTATGCATCCAACTCCATAAGAACGTTCCTTGCAG GGCAAGGGAATGTGTTGAGCAACCTCGACACGGTAGCCACGAGAGTGGCGTTTGGTGTAAGAAGTAAAGTTGCGGAGAAACTTTTCACGAGCCAAAACTATTCCTACTTTGCGCCTACTACTCGTAGCCATCAACAAACTTGA
- the LOC104748438 gene encoding putative F-box protein At3g22650, with amino-acid sequence MASSTERSLLPIDIIEEIFCRTPIEYLTQFKLTCKQWHSLLKDKRFIYKYLDLVQDQERFIRIDQNVQIIDPVNVACSSSPVPDVFHNLAQISAMVHCDGLLLCRCKNIGSRSCKLAVWNPFLNRVKWIEPMDFYSSNDFYGVGYDNVCRGEYKVVRIFDGELEDETETAGTCEPKIQLYDFKSDSWRVLVDDTSLDWSIDPPCKGVSVKGNMYWIAHWNNRPEIFIQSFDFSTETFKLVCDLPFRCGVLDTAALSSFRGDRLSLLHQHGETLKIEVWITNRLSDEVVSWTKYLDVSSPDLPTLHTDQDLAHPCYFIDKEDSIIVWCEEETEDETDDDVTVRVCKISKDGIVEKQIDVGRCDLRSDDKPFVCGYVYFPSLVPVPE; translated from the coding sequence ATGGCTTCGTCAACTGAACGTTCGTTGCTTCCTATAGATATAATAGAAGAAATATTTTGTAGAACTCCAATCGAATATTTGACGCAGTTCAAGTTGACGTGTAAACAATGGCACTCTCTCTTGAAGGACAAGAGATTCATCTACAAATACTTGGATCTTGTTCAAGATCAAGAACGTTTCATAAGAATCGATCAAAATGTTCAGATCATCGATCCGGTGAACGTAGCTTGCTCATCATCACCAGTTCCAGACGTGTTTCATAATCTAGCTCAAATCTCAGCTATGGTCCATTGTGATGGATTACTGTTATGTAGATGCAAGAACATAGGTTCAAGAAGCTGCAAACTCGCAGTTTGGAACCCGTTTTTGAACCGAGTCAAATGGATCGAACCAATGGATTTTTATTCGAGTAATGACTTCTACGGTGTTGGATATGACAATGTATGTCGTGGTGAGTACAAAGTTGTAAGGATTTTCGATGGTGAGCTTGAAGATGAGACTGAAACCGCAGGGACTTGTGAACCGAAGATTCAGCTATATGATTTCAAATCTGATTCATGGAGAGTACTTGTTGATGATACTAGTTTGGATTGGTCTATAGACCCGCCTTGCAAGGGTGTGTCTGTGAAAGGAAACATGTATTGGATTGCACATTGGAACAATAGACCTGAAATTTTCATCCAAAGTTTTGATTTCTCGACAGAGACATTCAAACTTGTTTGCGATCTTCCATTTAGATGTGGTGTATTAGATACAGCGGCCTTATCGAGTTTCCGAGGAGATAGGCTTTCTTTGTTACACCAACATGGAGAAACATTGAAGATCGAGGTTTGGATCACAAACAGATTGAGCGATGAGGTTGTTTCATGGACCAAGTACTTAGACGTGAGTAGTCCTGATCTCCCGACATTACATACCGATCAAGATCTCGCACATCCATGTTATTTTATTGACAAGGAAGATAGTATCATTGTATGGTGCGAGGAAGAGACTGAAGATGAAACAGATGATGATGTTACCGTTAGAGTTTGCAAGATTAGTAAAGATGGGATAgttgaaaaacaaattgatgTGGGACGATGTGATTTGCGTAGCGATGATAAGCCTTTTGTCTGCGGTTATGTATATTTTCCAAGTCTGGTTCCGGTTCCAGAATAA
- the LOC104746725 gene encoding probable rRNA-processing protein EBP2 homolog — translation MSLEEEIVSDDEMNMIDEDDATDSEAESLSDSDTENEITEKLAEPTKTAVYNRAGLLDKLQDISWPEDVDWTHKLTIEIDQEQGIDVNDDLTREMAFYNQAHQGTIQGYEKFQERDEIFLRPANYYAEMVKSDTHMEKVKSKLLYEKKQMEESEERRKARDNKKMAKEVQSQKMKERAKEKKDNIESVKKWRKQRQQSGFSDKGDVPELDFESGKSFQRGGGKKRPGVSPGDRSGGKGKSASRMNNKKREFRDSKFGHGGRKGLSKQNTAETTNDFKGGFKGGKASGNKRQKR, via the coding sequence ATGTCGTTAGAAGAGGAGATAGTATCTGATGATGAGATGAACATGATTGATGAGGATGACGCAACTGACTCTGAAGCAGAATCACTTTCAGATTCCGATACAGAGAACGAGATAACAGAGAAATTAGCTGAGCCTACAAAGACTGCAGTATACAACAGAGCAGGGTTGCTTGATAAGCTTCAAGATATAAGCTGGCCTGAAGATGTTGATTGGACTCATAAGCTTACTATTGAGATTGACCAGGAACAAGGTATAGATGTGAACGATGACCTTACGAGGGAGATGGCGTTCTACAATCAAGCTCATCAAGGGACGATACAAGGGTATGAGAAGTTCCAGGAGAGGGATGAGATTTTCCTCAGGCCGGCTAATTACTATGCGGAGATGGTGAAATCGGATACTCATATGGAGAAAGTGAAGTCTAAGCTTTTGTATGAGAAGAAACAGATGGAGGAGTCTGAAGAGAGGAGGAAAGCTAGGGATAATAAGAAGATGGCTAAGGAAGTACAGTCTCAGAAGATGAAGGAACGTGCTAAGGAGAAGAAGGATAATATTGAGTCTGTGAAGAAGTGGAGGAAACAAAGGCAGCAGAGTGGTTTTAGTGATAAAGGTGATGTGCCTGAACTTGATTTTGAGAGTGGTAAGAGTTTCCAGAGAGGTGGTGGTAAGAAAAGACCAGGTGTGTCTCCAGGGGATCGATCAGGTGGTAAAGGAAAGTCTGCTTCGAGGATGAACAACAAGAAGAGAGAGTTTAGGGATTCCAAGTTTGGTCATGGTGGTAGGAAGGGTTTGAGCAAGCAGAACACTGCAGAGACTACGAATGATTTCAAAGGCGGATTTAAAGGTGGAAAAGCTAGTGGAAACAAGAGGCAGAAGAGGTAA